One Leptotrichia sp. OH3620_COT-345 genomic region harbors:
- a CDS encoding helix-turn-helix domain-containing protein, with translation MDKKQDIKTNPNLVEALGYYIKNKRLKKNIGLREMAELLKISPAYLSNLESGKHSMTNPLLLKKISKVLNVDHLKLFKIIGYTDKDMSDLRKELTSEIIEEISDIELGEIVGNLMKMSHEKVMLVKQYIELLNKQ, from the coding sequence ATGGATAAAAAACAAGATATTAAAACAAATCCGAATCTTGTTGAAGCCTTAGGTTATTATATAAAAAATAAAAGATTAAAAAAAAATATAGGACTGAGAGAAATGGCGGAGTTATTGAAAATAAGTCCTGCTTATTTGTCAAATTTGGAATCGGGAAAGCACAGTATGACGAATCCTCTTTTATTAAAAAAAATTTCTAAAGTCTTGAACGTTGACCATCTTAAATTATTTAAAATAATAGGCTATACAGATAAAGACATGTCGGATTTAAGAAAAGAATTGACCTCTGAAATAATAGAGGAAATTTCCGATATAGAACTCGGAGAAATAGTAGGTAATCTTATGAAAATGAGTCATGAAAAAGTAATGCTTGTAAAACAGTACATAGAATTACTGAATAAACAATAA
- the araD gene encoding L-ribulose-5-phosphate 4-epimerase, with protein MLEKLKEEVYKANLELPEKGLVLFTWGNVSAIDREKNLIVIKPSGVEYSKLKAEDMVVVDLDGNVVEGDLNPSSDTPTHIELYKKFPNIGGIVHTHSTNATIWAQSGRDIPAYGTTHADYFYGPIPCTRKMTPEEIKGEYEKETGSVIIETFEKRDLNSEFVPGVLVYSHGPFTWGKNAAEAVYNSVVLEELAKMAIFTEQINKYVKPMQQELLDKHFLRKHGKNAYYGQNKK; from the coding sequence ATGCTTGAAAAGTTAAAAGAAGAAGTTTATAAAGCCAATTTGGAGCTTCCTGAAAAAGGATTGGTACTGTTTACATGGGGAAATGTAAGTGCTATTGACAGGGAGAAAAATCTTATTGTAATAAAGCCAAGTGGGGTAGAATACAGTAAGCTGAAAGCTGAAGATATGGTAGTTGTGGATTTGGACGGAAATGTAGTTGAAGGAGATTTAAATCCTTCTTCAGATACTCCTACACACATTGAGCTTTATAAAAAATTTCCAAATATAGGCGGAATAGTTCATACGCATTCTACAAATGCTACAATTTGGGCACAAAGCGGTAGAGATATTCCGGCTTACGGAACGACACATGCAGACTACTTTTATGGACCTATACCATGCACAAGAAAAATGACACCTGAAGAAATAAAAGGAGAATATGAGAAGGAAACGGGATCCGTTATAATAGAGACTTTTGAAAAAAGAGATTTAAACTCTGAGTTTGTGCCGGGTGTATTAGTTTACAGTCATGGTCCTTTTACATGGGGAAAAAATGCCGCAGAAGCTGTATATAATTCAGTTGTATTGGAAGAACTGGCCAAAATGGCGATATTTACGGAACAGATAAATAAATATGTAAAACCTATGCAACAGGAACTGTTGGATAAGCATTTTTTGAGAAAGCACGGAAAAAATGCTTATTATGGACAAAATAAAAAATAA
- a CDS encoding L-ribulose-5-phosphate 3-epimerase: protein MKDLEKLNLGIYEKALPKNIDWVERIKLVKECGYDFIEMSVDETDERLARLDWSDEEIKKIKDALIDTGVRIPTMCFSGHRRFPMGSMDEKIREKSMELMKKAIIFGDKLGIRVIQLAGYDVYYEEGNENTKKYFTENLKKALEWAATMEMTLAIEIMDHPFINSITKYMEFSRIVNSPWLKVYPDVGNLSAWPENDTLKELELGIKEREIVAIHLKDTLKVTDTFPGKFKEVPFGEGCVNFSEVFAKLKELNYKGPFLIEMWTEKSDNPIEEVKKAKQWIFDEMKKGGFI, encoded by the coding sequence ATGAAAGATTTGGAAAAACTCAACCTAGGAATATATGAAAAAGCACTTCCTAAAAATATTGATTGGGTGGAAAGAATAAAACTTGTAAAAGAATGCGGGTATGATTTTATAGAAATGTCTGTTGATGAAACTGATGAAAGGCTTGCAAGACTTGACTGGTCAGATGAAGAGATAAAAAAAATAAAAGATGCTCTCATTGATACAGGAGTGAGAATTCCCACAATGTGTTTTAGCGGACATAGAAGATTTCCTATGGGAAGTATGGATGAAAAAATAAGGGAAAAATCTATGGAATTAATGAAGAAAGCAATTATTTTTGGGGATAAGCTGGGAATAAGAGTAATCCAGCTGGCAGGATACGATGTTTATTATGAAGAAGGAAATGAAAATACAAAGAAATATTTTACTGAAAATCTGAAAAAGGCTCTTGAATGGGCGGCAACAATGGAAATGACACTGGCAATAGAAATCATGGATCATCCTTTTATAAATTCGATTACAAAATATATGGAATTTTCACGAATAGTAAATTCTCCATGGCTGAAAGTTTATCCTGATGTAGGTAATTTGTCTGCATGGCCTGAAAATGATACATTAAAAGAACTGGAGCTGGGAATAAAAGAAAGGGAAATAGTAGCAATACATTTGAAAGACACTCTTAAAGTAACTGACACTTTTCCCGGAAAATTTAAAGAAGTACCTTTCGGGGAGGGTTGTGTAAATTTTTCTGAAGTATTTGCAAAATTAAAAGAATTAAATTATAAAGGTCCTTTTTTAATAGAGATGTGGACTGAAAAATCTGATAATCCTATTGAAGAAGTAAAAAAAGCTAAACAGTGGATTTTTGATGAAATGAAAAAAGGAGGATTTATTTAA
- a CDS encoding PTS sugar transporter subunit IIA, translated as MNLLDSLKENESVVLKREAVTWKDAIEVCMQPLLDKGTIERRYVDAIIERTEELGPFYILAPGLAMPHERPEKGVNKDCFSFVTLKEPVIFPDGQEVDILIGLAATSTDIHNGEAIPQIVMLFDDDSAFDKIRAAQTTEDIYRIIEG; from the coding sequence ATGAATTTACTTGATTCACTAAAGGAAAATGAATCAGTTGTACTGAAAAGAGAAGCAGTAACGTGGAAGGATGCTATAGAAGTATGTATGCAACCTCTTTTAGATAAAGGTACTATTGAAAGAAGATATGTTGATGCTATTATAGAGAGAACTGAGGAGTTGGGTCCGTTTTATATACTTGCTCCGGGGCTTGCGATGCCTCATGAAAGACCTGAAAAAGGAGTAAATAAAGATTGTTTCAGTTTTGTAACGTTGAAAGAACCTGTTATTTTTCCTGACGGACAGGAAGTCGACATATTAATAGGACTTGCAGCTACAAGTACGGATATACATAACGGGGAAGCTATCCCACAGATAGTCATGCTTTTTGATGATGATTCGGCATTTGATAAAATAAGAGCAGCTCAGACTACTGAAGATATTTATAGAATAATAGAGGGATAA
- a CDS encoding 3-keto-L-gulonate-6-phosphate decarboxylase UlaD, which translates to MARPLLQVALDHSDLQGAIKAAVSVGQEVDVIEAGTVCLLQVGSELVEVLRSLFPEKIIVADTKCADAGGTVAKNNAQRGADWMTCICSATIPTMKAALKAIKEARGDKGEIQVELYGDWTYEQAQQWLDAGISQAIYHQSRDALLAGETWGEKDLNKVKKLIEMGFRVSVTGGLSTETLKLFKGVDVFTFIAGRGITEAADPAQAAREFKAEIAKYW; encoded by the coding sequence ATGGCAAGACCTTTATTACAAGTTGCTCTGGATCATTCGGATTTACAAGGAGCAATTAAAGCGGCGGTATCAGTAGGACAGGAAGTGGATGTTATAGAAGCCGGAACAGTATGTCTGTTACAAGTTGGAAGTGAGTTAGTGGAAGTGTTGAGAAGTCTTTTTCCTGAAAAAATTATTGTAGCGGATACTAAATGTGCAGATGCAGGAGGAACTGTAGCAAAAAATAATGCACAAAGGGGAGCTGATTGGATGACATGTATCTGTTCGGCAACCATTCCTACAATGAAAGCTGCTCTAAAGGCTATAAAAGAAGCTCGTGGAGACAAAGGAGAAATTCAAGTGGAACTATATGGAGATTGGACTTACGAACAGGCTCAGCAATGGTTGGATGCAGGTATAAGTCAGGCTATATATCATCAGAGTCGTGATGCTTTACTAGCAGGAGAAACTTGGGGAGAAAAAGATTTGAATAAAGTAAAAAAATTAATTGAAATGGGATTCCGTGTGTCGGTTACAGGAGGATTGAGTACAGAAACACTTAAATTATTCAAAGGAGTGGATGTATTTACATTTATCGCAGGACGTGGGATTACGGAAGCTGCTGATCCCGCACAGGCAGCAAGAGAATTTAAAGCTGAAATAGCTAAATACTGGTAA
- the argS gene encoding arginine--tRNA ligase has product MELLTIQLKKLFEKNIQNIFNADFSDKIDIQNSTKKEFGDFQTNFAMTTSKIIGKNPREIAGEIIEKFEQNDIIEKMEIAGPGFINIYLKNNFLNNEVKKIGKEKYNFDFLDSNKTVVIDYSSPNIAKRMHVGHLRSTIIGDSLKRILQFLGFKVLGDNHVGDWGTQFGKLIVGYNRWLNREAYEKDPIEELERIYVLFSDEAKKDPSLEDIAREELRKLQSGDEKNNTLWKEFIDISIKEYNKIYKRFDITFDFYNGESFYNDLMPVVLEELKDKNIAKEDKDALVVFFDEDTKLHPCIVQKKDGSFLYSTSDLATIKYRKDDLNADLAIYVVDERQQDHFKQVFTIAKMIGAPYDYEKVHVWFGIMRFANGVILSTRGGNVIRLIDLLNEAQKHVKKVIDEKNPDIPEPEKEIIADIVGTGAIKYFDLSQNRTSPILFDWDKVLSFEGNTGPYLQYTYVRVMSILRKLESENIQVDESGNIILDDMQDIERELAVTLLKFPQIVVKAYEGYKPNIIADYLFETAKLYNNFYNSKPILKEENSEIMQARILLSLKTANILKQGLSLLGIQTVNRM; this is encoded by the coding sequence ATGGAATTACTTACTATTCAGTTAAAAAAACTGTTTGAAAAAAATATTCAAAACATTTTTAATGCAGATTTTTCAGATAAAATCGATATCCAAAATTCCACTAAAAAAGAATTTGGAGATTTTCAGACAAATTTTGCTATGACAACTTCTAAAATTATAGGGAAAAATCCGAGGGAAATTGCAGGAGAAATCATAGAAAAATTTGAACAGAACGATATTATTGAAAAAATGGAAATTGCCGGTCCCGGTTTTATAAATATCTATTTGAAAAATAACTTCCTTAACAACGAAGTTAAAAAAATCGGAAAGGAAAAGTATAACTTTGATTTTTTAGATTCAAATAAAACCGTAGTAATAGACTACTCTTCTCCTAACATTGCAAAACGTATGCACGTAGGGCATTTAAGAAGTACGATTATAGGAGATTCGTTAAAAAGAATTCTTCAGTTTTTAGGATTCAAAGTTCTGGGAGATAATCATGTAGGAGATTGGGGAACTCAGTTTGGAAAACTTATCGTAGGATATAATCGTTGGCTCAATAGAGAAGCATATGAAAAAGATCCTATCGAAGAACTTGAAAGAATTTATGTTCTTTTTTCAGACGAAGCTAAAAAAGACCCTTCTCTTGAAGATATTGCAAGAGAAGAGTTAAGAAAACTTCAGTCGGGAGATGAAAAAAACAATACTCTTTGGAAAGAATTTATTGATATTTCCATAAAAGAATATAATAAAATTTATAAAAGATTTGATATTACTTTCGATTTTTACAATGGAGAATCTTTTTACAATGATCTTATGCCTGTCGTTTTGGAAGAATTAAAAGATAAGAATATTGCCAAAGAAGATAAAGATGCTTTAGTTGTATTTTTTGATGAAGATACAAAACTTCATCCTTGTATTGTCCAGAAAAAAGACGGAAGCTTCCTTTACTCCACTTCAGATCTGGCAACTATAAAATATAGAAAAGATGATTTAAATGCTGACCTTGCAATATATGTCGTTGATGAAAGACAGCAGGATCATTTCAAACAGGTATTTACTATAGCTAAAATGATCGGAGCACCTTATGATTATGAAAAAGTCCATGTTTGGTTTGGTATTATGAGATTTGCAAATGGAGTCATTTTATCTACAAGAGGTGGAAATGTCATAAGACTAATCGATTTGTTGAACGAAGCACAAAAGCATGTTAAAAAAGTCATTGATGAGAAAAATCCTGATATTCCTGAACCTGAAAAAGAAATTATTGCTGATATCGTAGGAACAGGAGCTATAAAATATTTTGACTTGAGTCAGAATAGAACTTCGCCTATACTGTTCGACTGGGATAAAGTACTCAGCTTTGAAGGAAATACAGGCCCTTATTTACAGTATACCTATGTTAGAGTAATGTCTATTTTACGAAAACTTGAATCTGAAAATATACAAGTTGATGAAAGTGGAAATATTATTTTAGATGATATGCAAGATATTGAAAGAGAACTTGCAGTTACATTACTTAAATTCCCTCAAATCGTTGTCAAAGCATATGAAGGATATAAGCCTAATATTATAGCCGATTATTTATTTGAAACAGCCAAGCTATACAATAATTTCTATAACTCAAAACCTATCCTGAAAGAAGAAAATTCTGAAATTATGCAAGCAAGAATACTTCTTTCTTTAAAAACGGCAAATATTTTAAAACAGGGATTATCTCTTTTAGGAATACAAACTGTAAACAGAATGTAA